Part of the Thiohalophilus sp. genome is shown below.
GGGTGAGCAGGGCCGGACAGTTTTTCTGTGCCAGGGGTTCGCCGCCGGTCACGGTGATGTGGCGGGTGTTATAACGGCGCACTTCGGCGAGGATATCGGACAGCTCATACCATTGCCCGCCGCTGAAGGCGTAGCTGGTATCGCAATAACCGCAGCGCAGGGGACAGCCGGTCAGGCGAATGAATACCGTCGGCAGACCGACCTGGCAGGCCTCGCCCTGCAGGGAATAGAATATCTCGGTGATTCGCAGGCGATCACCGGCGGCGTTGACCGTGTTCTGTGACATTTACCCGTTGCTCAGTTTGGCACGGATTTTCTGCAACAGATTGCGGGCCTGGCTCGCTTCGGTGGTGCCCGCATAGTCGTCGGCCAGCTGCTCGAGGATATCCCGTGCCGCCTGATACTCCTGCAACTGATTATAGCTGTAACCAATCTTGAGCATGGCTTCGGCCACCTTGGGGCTATCGGGATAATGCTCGATCAGACTTTTATAATCACCGATTGCCGCGCGGAAATTGCGCTGCGCGTAGTTGGCCTCGCCCAACCAGTAGCGGGCGATATGGGCATAACGCCCGTCAGGATAGTTCTGTAAAAATTTGCCAAACGCGGCAATGGCCTTGTCATATTCCAGCTCGCGCAACAGGTTAAAGGCTTCCTTATAGGCCTCCTGTTCTGTCTTGTTGACGGAAAGCGGCACTTCCCGGGCGCCCCCGGCAGCCGGCCGGGGCGTCTCCGTCATGCCGGTGCCAGTGCGCGGGACGGATTTGGGCGTGGAGGCGGATCGACCATCGGAACCGGCTGGCGGAGTCCCGGACTGTTCACGAGCATCGCCGCGCTCAATCTGTAACAAGCGACGATCGAGATCGATATACAATTCACGTTGGCGCTTTTTCAGCTGCTCGATAGTATGGGTCTGTTCCTCGTTCTGACCACGCAATTCGCGAACTTCCTGCTCCAGACTGTTCAGGCGGATGAGAATATCCGCCAGCCCCTGGCTGTCGACCAGCCGTTCCAGCCGCTCCAACCGTTGTTCAGTTGATCGATTGCCGCTGTCCTGCGCCAGGGCGGGCGTCGATATCACACCGACCAGAAGCAACAACAAGCCACGATAATACAGAGTTTTCATATCAAAACCCGGAGTAAAGGATCTCGACCCGCCGGTTCAGACGCCAGGCCGATTCATTATGTTCCAATGCCACCGGACGCTCCTCGCCAAAGCTGATCACCTGGATCTGTTCGGATGACACACCCTGCACTTGCAACAATTGCTCCACCGCCTGTGCCCGGCGTTCGCCCAGCGCCAGATTGTATTCCCGGGTACCGCGCTCATCGGCATGCCCTTCCAGAACCACATCGACATCGGGATTACGGCTCAAAAAAGCCGCATGAGCATCGATCACTTCGCGTTGTTCGTCAGTGATCTTGCTGCTGTCAAAATCAAAATAGAGAACCCGTTTGGAGAGCGGACTGTCCGGATCGTTCAGCTCTTCCATCCGGGCGCCGCGGCCAAGGTCCCCGGCGAACCGCCGATCACCCTCCTCCTGTGTCGTTTCCGCGTCACGGCTATCGGCTGCCCCCTCGTCGCCGGGGGGTTTGACCGGGCCAAAGCGACATCCACCCAGAGTCAACAGGACTGAAAGCAATACAAGATAAGTCAGAAACTGGCGCATCATATTCTCCTTGGATGTTTTCCCGTGATTATTCGGGCCGCATTGGCGACCAGGCCGGTTCGCGCACATCACCCTGTTGCAAACTCAGTCGCTGCTGAGCACGCCCGTCGACCGACACGGCAGCAAGGATACCGCGATAATTTGCCTCGGTTGCATAGATAATCATACTACCATTTGGCGCAAAACTGGGCGACTCATCCAGCCGCGAATCGGTTAATACCCGGAACAGTCCGCTGTCCCGATCCAGAACCCCGATCCGGAAATTGCCCTCCTCCCGGTGCACCATGGCGATATGCCGCCCGTCCGGCGCGACACTGGCGCGCGCATTATAACGGCCCTGGAAGGTCAGCCGCCCGGGCCGATTGGTCGGACGCATCTCGTTGTTCAGCATCACCTCGTACAGCTGTGGTGAGCCGCCGCGATCCGAGGTAAATACCAGTCCCTTGCCATCAGGCAGCCAGGCCGGTTCGGTATCGATCGCCCTGTTGCGGGTAATCCGCTGCAATGACCGGCTTTCGATATGCATCACATAGATTTCCGGATTGCCGTCGCGCGACAGGGTCATGGCCAGATATTTGCCATCCGGCGACCAGGCCGGGGAACTGTTCAGGCCGTTAAACGCCGCAAGCCGCCGATTCTCACCGCTGACAATATTCTGTATATAGATCTCCGAGCGTCCGCGGGCGAAAGAGACGAAG
Proteins encoded:
- the ybgF gene encoding tol-pal system protein YbgF, whose product is MKTLYYRGLLLLLVGVISTPALAQDSGNRSTEQRLERLERLVDSQGLADILIRLNSLEQEVRELRGQNEEQTHTIEQLKKRQRELYIDLDRRLLQIERGDAREQSGTPPAGSDGRSASTPKSVPRTGTGMTETPRPAAGGAREVPLSVNKTEQEAYKEAFNLLRELEYDKAIAAFGKFLQNYPDGRYAHIARYWLGEANYAQRNFRAAIGDYKSLIEHYPDSPKVAEAMLKIGYSYNQLQEYQAARDILEQLADDYAGTTEASQARNLLQKIRAKLSNG
- the pal gene encoding peptidoglycan-associated lipoprotein Pal, with amino-acid sequence MMRQFLTYLVLLSVLLTLGGCRFGPVKPPGDEGAADSRDAETTQEEGDRRFAGDLGRGARMEELNDPDSPLSKRVLYFDFDSSKITDEQREVIDAHAAFLSRNPDVDVVLEGHADERGTREYNLALGERRAQAVEQLLQVQGVSSEQIQVISFGEERPVALEHNESAWRLNRRVEILYSGF
- the tolB gene encoding Tol-Pal system beta propeller repeat protein TolB, which encodes MNWIKRACLFTTLWLLISLPARAVLTIEITQGADDAMPIAVVPFAWGGEGEAPEQIDGIVAADLQRSGFFRPLDKSDLIARPHQASQVNYTDWRALKVNHLVVGKVLPREDGSYTVQFQLLDVNRRQQLAGYSMRTGETGLRRTAHQISDIIYQKITGKRGAFDTFIAYITVTGDRTDKPTYQLAIADSDGHNEQIVYQSRQPVLSPGWSPDGKQLVFVSFARGRSEIYIQNIVSGENRRLAAFNGLNSSPAWSPDGKYLAMTLSRDGNPEIYVMHIESRSLQRITRNRAIDTEPAWLPDGKGLVFTSDRGGSPQLYEVMLNNEMRPTNRPGRLTFQGRYNARASVAPDGRHIAMVHREEGNFRIGVLDRDSGLFRVLTDSRLDESPSFAPNGSMIIYATEANYRGILAAVSVDGRAQQRLSLQQGDVREPAWSPMRPE